The proteins below come from a single Pararge aegeria chromosome 23, ilParAegt1.1, whole genome shotgun sequence genomic window:
- the LOC120634104 gene encoding uncharacterized protein LOC120634104, which produces MWTLTELILITLSGLANSQLDYTVNFDSPIYVCPDEDSQGYVDASQVQVKRHNETATIMTGVIKFLKGFEKDTMIEFIAEKDTGGSYEMVVSHEICDVCGELQNPESAYAGYLPYFGFPDLCPFEPNNYIIKDLVADSQDVPLNSAMAGRYQVTLNMYKNTDGQCLDDKIFIACLKLDFLVEAI; this is translated from the exons ATGTGGACTTTGACtgaattaattttgataacactCTCGGGTTTGGCAAATTCAcag CTAGATTACACTGTAAACTTCGATTCCCCGATATACGTGTGCCCTGATGAAGATAGCCAGGGGTACGTGGACGCTTCCCAGGTGCAGGTGAAGAGGCACAATGAGACCGCTACTATAATGACTGGAGTCATCAAGTTCCTGAAGGGATTCGAAAAAGACACTAtg ATAGAGTTTATAGCAGAGAAAGACACCGGCGGTTCCTATGAGATGGTGGTTTCTCACGAGATATGTGACGTTTGCGGGGAGTTGCAGAACCCCGAGAGCGCTTATGCTGGGTACTTGCCTTATTTCGGATTTCCCGATCTCTGTCCGTTTGAGCCC AATAACTATATCATCAAAGATCTGGTGGCCGACTCCCAAGACGTGCCGCTCAACAGCGCGATGGCTGGACGGTACCAGGTCACCTTGAATATGTACAAGAACACGGACGGACAGTGTTTAGATGATAAGATATTTATTGCGTGTCTGAAATTAGATTTTCTTGTTGAAGCTATATAG